In a genomic window of Candidatus Binatia bacterium:
- the ilvC gene encoding ketol-acid reductoisomerase produces MQVYYDRDADLKHLRGKKVAVLGYGSQGHAHALNLKDSGVEVAVGLRKDSNSWPKAEKAGLKVMETAEAAKWGDIIMILLPDELQGEAYEKEIRPGLKDGKYLAFGHGFNIHFKKVVPPKGVNVFMVAPKGPGHLVRSEFEKGRGVPCLLAIQQDPSGDTKQVGLAYASALGGARAAVIETTFKDETETDLFGEQSVLCGGLCALIQAGYDTLIEAGYPPEMAYFECVHEVKLIVDLIYEGGLTNMRYSISNTAEYGDLTRGKRVIGPEVRQAMSKILADIQSGKFAEEWITECRAGMPHFKELRKEASNHPLEKVGENLRSMMPWLAQNRLVDRSRN; encoded by the coding sequence ATGCAAGTCTATTATGACCGTGATGCGGATTTGAAACATCTCAGAGGCAAAAAAGTGGCGGTGCTGGGCTACGGCAGCCAGGGGCACGCGCACGCCCTTAATCTGAAAGATTCCGGCGTCGAGGTGGCCGTTGGGCTCAGAAAGGACAGCAACTCGTGGCCCAAAGCCGAGAAGGCCGGGCTCAAAGTCATGGAGACCGCGGAGGCCGCCAAGTGGGGCGACATCATCATGATCCTGCTGCCGGACGAGCTTCAAGGCGAAGCGTACGAGAAGGAGATTCGTCCTGGGCTGAAAGACGGCAAATATTTAGCCTTCGGCCACGGATTCAATATCCATTTTAAGAAGGTGGTGCCGCCCAAAGGCGTCAACGTCTTCATGGTCGCGCCGAAAGGGCCCGGCCATCTTGTCCGCAGCGAGTTCGAAAAAGGGCGAGGCGTGCCGTGCCTGCTCGCGATCCAGCAAGACCCGTCGGGCGACACCAAGCAGGTGGGACTGGCTTATGCCAGCGCGCTCGGCGGCGCGCGGGCCGCGGTGATCGAGACGACTTTCAAAGACGAGACCGAGACCGATCTCTTCGGCGAGCAGTCGGTCCTCTGCGGGGGGCTGTGCGCGCTGATTCAAGCGGGATACGATACGCTGATCGAGGCGGGCTATCCGCCCGAGATGGCCTACTTCGAATGCGTTCACGAGGTCAAGCTGATCGTCGATCTCATCTACGAGGGCGGACTCACCAACATGCGCTATTCGATCAGCAACACCGCCGAGTACGGCGACCTGACGCGCGGGAAACGGGTCATCGGCCCCGAAGTGCGCCAGGCAATGAGTAAAATCCTCGCCGACATTCAGTCGGGCAAGTTCGCCGAGGAGTGGATCACCGAGTGCCGCGCCGGCATGCCGCACTTCAAGGAGCTGAGAAAAGAGGCGTCGAACCATCCGCTGGAGAAAGTCGGCGAGAATCTCCGCTCGATGATGCCCTGGCTGGCGCAAAACCGCCTGGTGGACAGATCGAGAAACTAG
- a CDS encoding phosphatidylserine decarboxylase family protein codes for MKIAREGYPYIVALALLTVMLAVLGLAWTAAVSGLVTFCVAAFFRDPDRNPPAGEALILSPADGRLMEIRETKGNGAAEPGTRISIFMSPLDVHVNRSPVRCSVEDVEYRKGRFIAAYKESSSENNEQNALTMVDSRGRRLRVVQIAGVVARRIVCKVKKGDVLEAGQRFGIIMFGSRVDVFLPLGAGREVSEGQRVKGGETILARFDHSINQGSPSRG; via the coding sequence ATGAAAATCGCTAGAGAGGGCTATCCATATATAGTTGCCCTGGCTCTTCTGACCGTAATGCTCGCCGTCCTCGGCTTGGCGTGGACCGCCGCCGTCTCCGGCCTCGTTACGTTCTGCGTTGCTGCTTTCTTTCGTGATCCTGACCGGAATCCGCCGGCGGGCGAAGCTTTGATCCTGTCGCCGGCCGACGGGAGATTGATGGAAATCCGGGAGACGAAGGGCAACGGCGCCGCCGAACCCGGCACTCGGATCAGTATCTTCATGTCCCCATTGGACGTGCACGTGAACCGGTCTCCGGTCCGGTGCTCCGTCGAAGACGTAGAGTATAGGAAAGGGCGGTTCATCGCCGCATATAAGGAAAGCTCGTCGGAGAACAATGAGCAAAACGCTCTTACCATGGTCGATTCACGCGGGAGGAGGTTGAGGGTCGTCCAGATTGCAGGGGTCGTCGCCCGGCGCATCGTCTGCAAAGTTAAGAAAGGCGACGTCTTGGAAGCGGGACAAAGATTCGGTATTATAATGTTCGGTTCCAGAGTCGATGTCTTCTTACCCCTTGGAGCCGGTCGCGAAGTAAGCGAGGGGCAGCGCGTGAAGGGAGGAGAAACTATTCTGGCGCGATTCGACCATTCGATAAACCAAGGGTCACCGTCCCGAGGATGA
- the pssA gene encoding CDP-diacylglycerol--serine O-phosphatidyltransferase — protein MNEFDDQQNDRLARAKVRILPRRTTPRVPLKQRVRHRRDQLKKGVYLIPSLFTTGNLICGFFSLVSTFNGDYFKASLFVILANVLDGLDGLVARMTKTTSQFGVELDSLADLVSFGVAPAVLVFYWALVPWGTWGWLAACLYVVCGALRLARFNVQIKNVEKIHFVGLPIPAAAEMIVATVLLYYSFGVEGAANKEVILLLVIYLLAGLMVSNFNYFSLKQKLVLKKKHPFWVLVSGILLIKLFIVEPQIMFFFTVLLYTLSGPLLWTLTVYKRRREKRGELAEALH, from the coding sequence ATGAACGAATTCGACGATCAACAAAACGACAGACTGGCGAGGGCCAAGGTCCGGATATTGCCGAGGAGAACGACGCCGCGCGTTCCTCTGAAGCAGAGGGTGCGCCATCGCCGGGACCAGCTCAAGAAAGGCGTCTATCTCATCCCCAGTCTGTTTACGACGGGTAATCTCATCTGCGGCTTTTTCTCGCTCGTATCGACCTTTAACGGCGATTATTTTAAAGCCTCTCTTTTTGTCATCTTGGCCAATGTTTTGGATGGCCTGGACGGCCTGGTGGCGCGTATGACCAAGACGACGAGCCAGTTCGGCGTCGAGCTGGATTCGCTCGCCGATCTGGTTTCTTTCGGCGTCGCGCCGGCGGTGCTGGTTTTTTATTGGGCGCTGGTGCCCTGGGGTACGTGGGGCTGGCTCGCGGCGTGTTTATACGTGGTCTGCGGCGCGCTCAGGCTCGCGCGCTTCAACGTGCAAATCAAGAACGTCGAAAAGATCCATTTCGTCGGCCTGCCGATTCCGGCGGCGGCGGAGATGATCGTGGCGACCGTGCTGCTGTATTATAGCTTTGGAGTAGAAGGCGCGGCGAACAAGGAAGTGATATTGCTCCTGGTCATTTATTTGCTGGCGGGTTTGATGGTTAGCAATTTCAACTACTTCAGCTTGAAGCAGAAGCTGGTCCTTAAGAAGAAGCATCCTTTCTGGGTTCTGGTTTCCGGTATTCTCTTGATCAAGCTTTTTATCGTCGAGCCGCAGATTATGTTTTTTTTCACGGTTCTCTTGTATACTCTTTCCGGCCCCCTCTTGTGGACCCTTACCGTTTACAAGCGGCGACGGGAGAAGAGAGGGGAACTCGCAGAGGCGCTGCATTAG